A genomic segment from Paenibacillus sp. FSL K6-1096 encodes:
- the mutS gene encoding DNA mismatch repair protein MutS: MANYTPMIQQYLKVKEGAKDAFLFFRLGDFYEMFFEDALLASKELEITLTGRDGGVGEKIPMCGVPYHAAEGYIQRLIEKGYKVAICEQLDDPAVTKGMVRRDIVRVITPGTVMDGKSITDKSNNYLVCVTEEDGMMALAACDLTTGELYVTSVPGNEEWLRDEIGVYEPAEIMGDPGLLELLRSEASILAKPVVYTPWDKLEEGLARRQFGEAAWVRLEKERGRALALLISYLSETQRRSLGQLTQISPYEPGNYMILDPFTRRNLELTETVRERSKKGSLLWLLDRTETSMGGRLLRRRIDKPLLQRAPIERRLEAVDYLYNQFIVREDLRGALKEIYDLERLVGRIAFGSANGRDMNALKLSLAQIPVLKEMCLSSGSATLREIGASMDECAELREDIEAAIVEDPPVSVRDGGIIRAGFHKRLDELREASSSGKRWIAELEAKERQVTGIKSLKIGYNKIFGYYIEVTRSNLSSLPEGRYERKQTLANAERYVTPELKEKEALILEAQDKMTDLEYSLFIELREQISSQVPRLQALAEKVAEIDVYQGLAAVSAEQRFVKPKLSDSYDLRLEGGRHPVVEAVLKDSAFIANGSTLSRDEGNILLITGPNMAGKSTYMRQVALICIMAQIGCFVPADSAEVPLIDRIFTRIGAADDLIGGQSTFMVEMADIQVMTEKATARSLIIIDELGRGTSTSEGMAIAQAVIEYVHDTIACKALVSTHFHELAHLEQSLKGLRNYSMAVQESGDKVNFLRKLVPGAADSSYGIYCARLAGLPEGIIDRAYGLLQSIEQAVPPGSAQLNYGTGGREASGPVLREIPAASGVSSDASALPLNGSAAVSLTAGQQEAAASLATLAEEEDNEVVQLSIFGEEEPRKKGKGGAASAPARENPLLKELVAAVQDADLMNMTPLQAMGLLNELKLKARDL, translated from the coding sequence ATGGCAAATTATACGCCGATGATTCAGCAGTATCTGAAAGTGAAGGAAGGGGCCAAGGACGCTTTCCTTTTCTTTCGGCTGGGCGATTTCTATGAGATGTTCTTTGAGGATGCGCTGCTGGCGTCCAAAGAGCTGGAGATTACGTTAACGGGCCGCGACGGCGGTGTAGGAGAGAAGATTCCGATGTGCGGGGTGCCTTATCATGCCGCGGAAGGATACATACAGCGCCTGATTGAAAAAGGCTACAAGGTCGCCATCTGCGAGCAGCTTGATGATCCCGCAGTCACCAAAGGGATGGTCCGCCGCGATATTGTCCGGGTGATAACCCCCGGTACAGTCATGGATGGCAAGAGCATTACGGACAAAAGCAACAACTATCTCGTCTGCGTCACCGAAGAGGACGGGATGATGGCGCTGGCCGCCTGCGATTTGACGACAGGGGAGCTGTATGTCACCTCTGTGCCGGGCAATGAAGAGTGGCTGCGCGATGAGATCGGGGTCTATGAGCCTGCCGAGATTATGGGCGACCCGGGCCTGCTGGAGCTGCTGCGCAGCGAAGCTTCCATACTGGCCAAGCCGGTGGTCTACACGCCGTGGGACAAGCTGGAGGAAGGGCTGGCCCGCCGCCAGTTCGGCGAAGCGGCCTGGGTCCGGCTGGAGAAGGAGCGCGGCCGCGCTCTGGCGCTGCTGATCTCCTATCTCAGCGAGACCCAGCGCCGGTCACTCGGGCAGCTCACGCAGATCTCTCCTTATGAGCCGGGCAACTACATGATTCTTGATCCGTTCACCCGGCGGAATCTGGAGCTGACCGAGACTGTACGGGAACGTTCTAAGAAAGGCTCACTGCTCTGGCTGCTCGACCGCACCGAGACCTCGATGGGCGGACGCCTGCTGCGCCGCCGGATCGATAAGCCGCTTTTGCAGCGCGCGCCGATTGAGCGCCGCCTGGAGGCGGTCGATTATCTGTATAACCAGTTCATTGTCCGCGAGGATCTGCGCGGGGCGCTGAAGGAAATCTACGACCTGGAGCGTCTGGTCGGACGCATTGCCTTCGGCAGCGCGAACGGCCGGGATATGAATGCGCTGAAGCTGTCGCTGGCCCAGATCCCTGTGCTGAAGGAGATGTGCCTGTCCTCTGGATCCGCTACGTTAAGGGAGATCGGCGCGTCAATGGATGAATGCGCAGAGCTGCGGGAGGACATCGAGGCGGCGATCGTTGAAGATCCGCCGGTGTCTGTCCGTGACGGGGGGATTATCCGCGCAGGCTTCCATAAGCGGCTCGATGAGCTGCGGGAGGCGAGCAGCAGCGGCAAGCGCTGGATTGCCGAGCTGGAAGCGAAGGAGCGCCAGGTGACCGGAATCAAGTCGCTGAAGATCGGGTACAACAAAATCTTCGGATATTATATAGAAGTAACCCGCTCCAACCTGTCGTCACTGCCGGAAGGACGGTACGAGCGCAAGCAGACGCTGGCGAACGCCGAGCGTTATGTGACCCCGGAGCTGAAGGAGAAGGAAGCGCTGATCCTGGAGGCCCAGGACAAAATGACCGATCTGGAATACAGCTTGTTTATCGAGCTTCGCGAGCAGATCAGCAGCCAGGTTCCGCGTCTGCAGGCGCTGGCTGAGAAGGTGGCGGAGATCGATGTGTATCAAGGGCTGGCCGCCGTGAGCGCCGAGCAGCGCTTCGTCAAGCCGAAGCTGTCTGACAGCTATGACCTGCGGCTTGAAGGCGGACGCCATCCGGTTGTGGAGGCCGTGCTGAAGGACTCCGCTTTCATTGCCAACGGCAGCACGCTGAGCAGGGATGAAGGCAATATCCTCCTGATTACAGGACCGAATATGGCCGGTAAAAGCACCTATATGCGCCAGGTGGCGCTCATCTGCATCATGGCCCAGATCGGCTGCTTCGTCCCGGCGGACAGCGCCGAGGTTCCGCTGATCGACCGCATCTTCACGCGGATCGGCGCGGCGGATGACCTGATCGGCGGTCAGAGCACGTTCATGGTGGAGATGGCCGACATCCAGGTCATGACGGAGAAAGCCACCGCCCGCAGCCTGATCATCATCGACGAGCTGGGCCGGGGAACCTCGACCAGCGAGGGGATGGCTATCGCGCAGGCGGTGATCGAATATGTGCATGATACCATTGCCTGTAAGGCACTGGTCTCGACGCATTTTCATGAGCTGGCTCATCTGGAGCAGAGCCTTAAGGGCCTGCGGAACTATTCGATGGCGGTTCAGGAGAGCGGGGATAAGGTCAACTTCCTGCGCAAGCTGGTGCCGGGTGCTGCGGACAGCAGCTACGGCATCTACTGTGCGCGGCTGGCCGGGCTGCCGGAAGGCATTATTGACCGGGCTTACGGCCTGCTGCAGAGCATTGAACAGGCCGTCCCTCCGGGCAGCGCACAGCTGAACTACGGCACGGGGGGAAGAGAGGCTTCCGGTCCGGTCCTCCGGGAAATTCCGGCAGCCAGTGGTGTATCTTCGGATGCTTCAGCGCTTCCTCTTAATGGCTCCGCAGCCGTTTCATTGACTGCCGGCCAGCAGGAGGCAGCCGCTTCCCTTGCAACTTTGGCCGAGGAAGAGGACAATGAGGTTGTGCAGCTTTCTATTTTTGGCGAGGAAGAGCCGCGTAAGAAGGGCAAGGGCGGGGCGGCATCAGCTCCGGCCCGGGAGAATCCGCTGCTCAAGGAACTGGTTGCAGCCGTTCAGGACGCGGATCTGATGAACATGACGCCGCTGCAGGCGATGGGCCTGCTGAACGAGCTGAAGCTGAAGGCACGGGACCTGTAG
- a CDS encoding PBP1A family penicillin-binding protein → MSRDQLTRSGGGNRNRGSQPPSKPKPKKKKRFLTKKRVLWSLFFSVALAIFCALGGYLFIMLNGQKLLEENRDKLTVNPPTQIFDRNRNLIGELALEKSDPVEYEDIPQMLIKAFVATEDKRFFEHNGVDLWSIGRAAVKDIAARSMVEGGSTITQQLAKNIFLNRDKTFFRKATEVSIAVALEKTESKEQIITMYLNRIPFGGTIYGIKAASIRYFGKSNLNDLKLWEMATLAAMPKGPSRYNPLRNPELSKERRGVVLQLMYDQKLITKEQMDEAKAVDYNYKPPEKKQRYQAFIDYAIDEAEDRFGLTEDDLNIGGYKIYTTMDKHAQETVEDAFADSDNFEKSVDDELVQGSMTIINQENGSIVALLGGRNYEKKGYSRIEGSRRSPGSAFKPLVSYAPALESGKFTMDSTLSNEKQCFGTYCPNNLHGYSRSISMSDALTKSENIPAVWLLNEIGVNTGFQFAKKLGIDLKDEDKNLSLALGGMSKGTNTMEMAQAYSAFANGGELRQAYSIKSIADSDDKTVYKANTKPERVMSEQTAYQMTEMMQRVVQDGTGKRAKINRPVAGKTGTTQSGYKGISSNRDVWFVGYTPEWTAAVWMGYDKPSKTHLLKNSSPLAAAFWGKVMEKALEGVPAKQFPVPKGAEEPEATPTPEAVSAVAGFQAAYDPNTMTVNMSWTPAADSGVEYRIYRRESSEADFTQLLSTMASTIGDISAMPGLSYEYYVTAYYQELGQESEPSETVTVSVQDELQTPEPEPTIDPNLPTDDPGNIDNPGNGDNGENPGDNGPGNNGQGNGPGNNGPGNNGPGNNGPGNHGNGNGNGNGNGNGNGNGNGNGNGGGPATAQPEVTPPPQSTPPPEATADPGTNPDPGAVTDPAGDPSSGFVEGVGTPQ, encoded by the coding sequence ATGTCGAGAGACCAACTAACCAGGAGCGGCGGAGGCAACAGAAACAGAGGCAGCCAGCCGCCGTCCAAACCAAAGCCCAAGAAGAAGAAGAGATTCTTAACCAAAAAGCGTGTGCTGTGGAGCCTGTTTTTCTCCGTGGCCCTGGCTATTTTCTGTGCGCTGGGCGGCTATCTGTTCATTATGCTGAACGGCCAGAAGCTGCTGGAGGAGAACAGGGATAAGCTGACGGTGAATCCGCCGACGCAGATATTTGACCGGAACCGGAACCTGATCGGCGAGCTGGCCTTGGAGAAAAGCGATCCGGTGGAATACGAGGATATTCCCCAGATGCTGATTAAAGCATTCGTAGCCACCGAGGATAAACGGTTCTTCGAGCATAACGGGGTGGACCTCTGGTCCATCGGACGCGCGGCGGTCAAGGATATTGCGGCCCGGAGTATGGTAGAAGGCGGCAGTACGATTACCCAGCAGCTGGCAAAGAATATCTTCCTGAACCGTGACAAGACGTTCTTCCGTAAAGCAACCGAGGTATCGATTGCAGTGGCGTTGGAGAAGACAGAATCCAAAGAGCAGATTATCACGATGTACCTGAACCGGATTCCGTTCGGGGGTACAATCTATGGGATCAAGGCGGCATCAATCCGTTATTTTGGCAAAAGTAATCTAAATGACCTTAAGCTGTGGGAAATGGCGACCCTGGCTGCAATGCCAAAGGGGCCGTCCCGCTATAATCCGCTGCGCAATCCCGAGCTGTCCAAGGAACGCCGCGGCGTAGTGCTTCAGCTCATGTATGATCAGAAGCTGATTACCAAGGAGCAGATGGACGAGGCGAAGGCGGTAGATTACAACTACAAGCCGCCGGAGAAGAAGCAGCGTTACCAGGCGTTCATTGATTATGCGATTGACGAAGCCGAAGACAGATTCGGACTGACCGAGGACGATCTGAACATCGGCGGATACAAGATTTACACTACAATGGATAAGCATGCCCAGGAGACCGTTGAAGATGCTTTTGCCGACAGCGATAACTTCGAGAAAAGCGTAGACGATGAGCTGGTGCAGGGCTCCATGACGATTATCAACCAGGAGAACGGCAGCATCGTGGCGCTGCTCGGCGGACGCAATTATGAGAAAAAAGGCTACAGCCGCATCGAAGGCAGCCGCCGCTCCCCGGGTTCCGCCTTCAAGCCGCTGGTATCCTATGCGCCGGCGCTGGAATCCGGCAAGTTCACGATGGATTCCACGCTGAGCAATGAGAAGCAGTGCTTCGGCACCTACTGTCCGAACAACCTGCACGGATATTCGCGATCAATCAGCATGAGCGATGCGCTGACGAAGTCGGAGAATATTCCGGCGGTCTGGCTGCTGAATGAGATTGGCGTAAATACCGGCTTCCAGTTCGCCAAGAAGCTGGGGATTGATCTGAAGGATGAAGACAAGAATCTGTCGCTGGCCCTTGGCGGTATGAGCAAGGGGACTAATACGATGGAGATGGCCCAGGCCTACAGCGCGTTCGCCAATGGCGGCGAGCTGCGCCAGGCGTATTCCATCAAGTCAATTGCCGACAGCGACGACAAGACCGTCTACAAGGCGAACACCAAGCCGGAACGCGTGATGAGCGAGCAGACAGCGTATCAGATGACCGAGATGATGCAGCGTGTCGTACAGGACGGCACAGGGAAGCGGGCCAAAATCAACCGTCCGGTTGCCGGCAAGACCGGTACGACACAGAGTGGATACAAGGGCATCAGCTCCAACCGTGACGTCTGGTTCGTCGGCTATACGCCGGAATGGACGGCGGCGGTCTGGATGGGCTATGACAAGCCGAGCAAGACCCATCTGCTGAAGAACAGCAGCCCGCTGGCCGCGGCCTTCTGGGGCAAGGTGATGGAGAAGGCGCTGGAAGGCGTTCCTGCCAAGCAGTTCCCTGTTCCGAAAGGAGCAGAAGAACCGGAGGCTACCCCGACTCCTGAAGCGGTGTCTGCGGTAGCAGGCTTCCAGGCCGCTTACGATCCGAACACCATGACGGTCAACATGAGCTGGACTCCTGCTGCGGACAGCGGTGTAGAATACCGCATATACCGCCGGGAATCCTCGGAAGCGGACTTCACCCAGCTATTGAGCACGATGGCGTCCACCATTGGCGACATCAGTGCGATGCCGGGACTGTCCTATGAATATTATGTGACCGCCTATTACCAGGAGCTGGGCCAGGAGAGCGAGCCTTCGGAGACCGTCACGGTGTCCGTACAGGATGAACTCCAGACACCGGAGCCGGAGCCGACGATCGATCCGAACCTGCCGACCGATGATCCTGGGAACATTGACAATCCCGGCAACGGAGATAACGGGGAGAATCCCGGGGATAACGGTCCGGGCAATAACGGCCAAGGCAACGGACCAGGGAACAACGGGCCGGGTAATAATGGTCCGGGCAATAACGGTCCGGGCAACCACGGTAATGGTAACGGCAACGGTAATGGCAACGGTAATGGCAATGGCAACGGTAACGGGAACGGTAATGGCGGAGGTCCAGCAACAGCGCAGCCTGAGGTGACACCGCCGCCACAGTCCACACCGCCGCCGGAAGCGACCGCTGATCCCGGAACGAACCCTGATCCGGGCGCTGTCACAGACCCGGCCGGTGATCCAAGCAGCGGCTTCGTCGAAGGCGTTGGCACACCGCAGTAA
- the hfq gene encoding RNA chaperone Hfq produces MNKSINIQDTFLNQLRKENIPATVYLTNGFQIRGIIKAFDNFTIVIDSDGRQQMVYKHAISTFTPQRSVSLMQDNTNEV; encoded by the coding sequence ATGAACAAGTCCATTAACATTCAAGATACGTTCTTGAACCAGCTGCGCAAAGAGAATATCCCTGCTACAGTATATTTGACCAACGGCTTTCAGATCCGGGGCATCATCAAGGCCTTTGACAACTTTACCATTGTCATCGACAGTGACGGGCGCCAGCAGATGGTGTACAAGCACGCGATTTCCACCTTTACCCCGCAGCGCAGTGTGTCGCTGATGCAGGACAACACGAACGAGGTTTAA
- a CDS encoding outer spore coat protein CotE yields the protein MSLSHKRQTREIITKAVCGKGRKFSTATHTVTPPHHPTSILGAWIINHQYEAVAAGNGIEVIGTYDVNIWYSYDKNKQTEVAKETVSYVELIPLSYLDPRHRASTAQVSAEATQEPNCVEAGVSPGGGSVTLRVEREFEAELVAETKVRVYVSDQSDDPEDKDYDFEGESFDYDDLDPDALDDEL from the coding sequence ATGTCATTAAGCCATAAACGTCAAACAAGGGAGATCATTACGAAGGCAGTTTGCGGCAAAGGTCGTAAGTTCTCTACAGCAACTCATACCGTGACTCCGCCACATCATCCGACGAGTATTCTGGGGGCATGGATTATTAACCACCAGTACGAAGCGGTTGCCGCCGGGAACGGAATCGAAGTAATCGGTACCTACGATGTGAACATCTGGTACTCTTACGACAAAAACAAACAGACCGAGGTCGCCAAGGAAACTGTCTCCTATGTGGAGCTGATTCCATTGTCGTATCTCGATCCGAGACACCGCGCTTCCACTGCGCAGGTCTCTGCGGAGGCAACGCAGGAACCTAATTGCGTGGAAGCCGGGGTATCGCCGGGCGGCGGCAGCGTGACGCTGCGGGTGGAACGCGAGTTCGAGGCGGAGCTGGTGGCTGAGACCAAGGTCCGCGTGTATGTCAGCGATCAGAGCGATGATCCGGAAGACAAGGATTATGATTTCGAAGGTGAAAGCTTTGATTACGATGATCTGGACCCTGACGCCCTGGATGATGAGTTGTAG
- the miaA gene encoding tRNA (adenosine(37)-N6)-dimethylallyltransferase MiaA, whose product MTTETRRKVLVLLGPTAVGKTRLSLELAEALGAEIISGDSMQVYRGMDIGTAKIPPAEMNGIPHHLIDIHNPHEAYSVAEFQEQGARLIEEISGRGKLPFIVGGTGLYIESLCYGFRFSEAVADEAFRSEQEAYAEAHGAEALHARLAAVDPVSAERLHPNDRRRIIRALEIHHQTNVPLSDSLAVQKKESPYDLCLIGLTMDRQILYKRIEDRIDQMLAEGLVAEVQGLLEKGYGRSLVSMQGLGYKEIAAYLEGETTLAEAVVLLKRDTRRFAKRQLSWFRHMKEIQWVDVLESGNFSENFEKIRAIIAGKFLSGLEYTSEQSN is encoded by the coding sequence TTGACAACAGAGACTAGACGCAAGGTGCTGGTGCTGCTGGGTCCGACAGCGGTCGGCAAGACCCGACTCAGCCTGGAGCTGGCCGAAGCCCTGGGGGCGGAGATTATCTCCGGGGATTCCATGCAGGTCTACCGGGGGATGGATATCGGGACGGCGAAGATCCCTCCGGCAGAGATGAACGGCATTCCGCATCATCTGATTGATATTCATAATCCGCACGAGGCGTATTCCGTAGCCGAATTCCAGGAGCAGGGCGCCCGGCTGATCGAAGAGATCAGCGGCAGGGGCAAGCTGCCTTTTATTGTGGGCGGAACGGGCCTCTATATTGAATCCCTGTGCTACGGCTTCCGCTTCTCGGAGGCCGTCGCTGATGAGGCATTCCGCAGCGAGCAGGAGGCATACGCCGAAGCGCATGGGGCAGAAGCCCTGCATGCCCGCCTCGCGGCAGTGGACCCGGTCAGCGCAGAGCGGCTGCACCCCAATGACCGGCGAAGAATCATCCGCGCGCTGGAGATTCACCACCAGACGAATGTTCCGTTATCCGACTCGCTGGCCGTCCAGAAGAAGGAGTCGCCATATGATTTATGCCTCATCGGTTTGACAATGGACCGGCAAATACTATATAAACGTATTGAAGACCGAATCGACCAGATGCTGGCGGAGGGGCTTGTCGCCGAGGTGCAGGGGCTGCTGGAGAAGGGCTACGGCAGGAGCCTGGTCTCGATGCAGGGCCTGGGCTATAAGGAGATTGCCGCCTATCTGGAAGGAGAGACTACGCTTGCCGAAGCTGTGGTGCTGCTGAAGCGCGATACCCGCCGTTTCGCCAAGCGGCAGTTGTCATGGTTTCGACACATGAAGGAGATTCAGTGGGTTGACGTACTGGAGAGCGGAAACTTTTCTGAGAATTTTGAAAAAATACGTGCTATAATAGCAGGAAAGTTTCTCTCAGGTCTTGAATATACTTCTGAACAATCTAATTGA
- a CDS encoding STAS/SEC14 domain-containing protein, translating into MTNPNISTTVAGDVIVTRLTGRIGLEEVNEWFDGFGQVCEQFISGGRKFKLLVDRQGYVPDHFSVQKAWKDKFFNESILNYSKAIAFLLEEGEILKHLQQTNTKESVKFFDDYEQALTWLSDYPI; encoded by the coding sequence TTGACTAATCCGAATATCAGCACAACCGTTGCAGGCGATGTAATTGTAACCCGTTTAACTGGCAGGATTGGATTAGAGGAAGTAAATGAATGGTTTGACGGCTTCGGGCAGGTATGTGAGCAATTTATATCCGGGGGCCGGAAGTTCAAGCTGCTGGTGGACCGCCAAGGATACGTGCCGGATCATTTTTCGGTGCAAAAAGCATGGAAAGATAAGTTCTTCAATGAGTCCATTCTGAATTACAGCAAGGCCATTGCGTTTCTTCTGGAAGAAGGGGAGATCCTGAAGCATCTACAGCAGACAAATACCAAGGAATCTGTGAAATTTTTCGATGATTATGAACAGGCGTTGACCTGGCTAAGTGATTATCCGATTTAA
- a CDS encoding class I SAM-dependent methyltransferase yields MIITTGFDPIPEVTGRAKRLAERTGCAYIPRARFSITKLAEHAGDGEILVVLQEAVRLMTPGMPDMEFHPSMGFVRAKRIIRGEADPMIEAAGMQRGDSVLDCTAGLGGDALLFAVAGGEHSRVTALESSLPLYALLLEGMATYVSGQTKVNEALRRIDVQHGDHLDYLRAQPDNSVDIVYFDPMFRVPLTGSAAISPLRQFANPAALSAASVAEACRVARKTVLLKEKALSGEFARLGFTELLRSSAKTSYGVITIDNRD; encoded by the coding sequence ATGATTATAACAACGGGCTTTGACCCGATACCTGAAGTGACAGGCCGGGCGAAGCGGCTGGCCGAGCGCACCGGCTGCGCTTATATCCCGCGGGCCAGATTCTCCATCACGAAGCTTGCGGAGCATGCCGGAGACGGAGAGATTCTGGTTGTGCTGCAGGAGGCGGTCCGGCTCATGACGCCAGGGATGCCTGACATGGAGTTTCATCCCAGCATGGGCTTCGTGCGGGCGAAGCGGATCATTCGCGGAGAAGCCGACCCGATGATTGAGGCAGCCGGAATGCAGCGCGGAGACAGTGTGCTGGACTGCACGGCAGGCCTGGGGGGAGACGCGCTGCTGTTTGCCGTCGCCGGCGGTGAGCATTCCCGGGTGACGGCGCTGGAGAGTTCCCTCCCGCTGTACGCGCTGCTGCTGGAGGGAATGGCGACCTATGTCTCCGGCCAGACGAAGGTGAATGAGGCGCTGCGCCGCATTGATGTGCAGCATGGCGACCATCTGGATTACCTGCGGGCGCAGCCGGATAACAGTGTCGATATCGTCTATTTCGACCCGATGTTCCGGGTACCGCTGACCGGCTCGGCGGCGATCTCGCCGCTGCGGCAATTCGCCAATCCCGCCGCGCTCTCGGCCGCCAGCGTAGCTGAAGCTTGCCGGGTGGCGCGCAAAACCGTGCTGCTGAAGGAGAAGGCGCTGAGCGGAGAATTCGCCCGCCTGGGCTTCACAGAGCTGCTGAGATCCAGCGCCAAAACATCGTACGGGGTGATTACCATTGACAACAGAGACTAG
- the mutL gene encoding DNA mismatch repair endonuclease MutL, which yields MARIHVLDEHIANQIAAGEVVERPASVVKELVENAIDAGSTRIEVSAEEGGLQSIRVKDNGSGIEPEDCETAFYRHATSKIMNGRDLFQITSLGFRGEALPSIAAVSKLALLTASGEDGKGRRLVIEGGKLIQNEDSPSGRGSDVTVSELFYNTPARLKYMKSIQTELGHISDAMYRMALAHPDISFTLHHNSNQLLRTLGNGDLLQVIAAVYGTSAAKAMLPVAAEDPDYKLSGYISRPEWTRSNRNAVTTIVGGRYIRSNGLNAAIMRAYHTLLPINRYPLLVLELDMHPSLVDVNVHPAKLEVRFSKEAELYAFVEQQLRALLMGQTLIPRPTKEIIGGKNSSSFIQEQFAFPRGTAPGAGQQDTRAELPGQLSSGPGAPGQSAASRLNPPGRGDWSQAPFPGSTSPAASASAGSYSPAQPQARESAAAYSGGNAPPAPYRSGTQGPPPVRPQGSYRPQPGAGELYAPAEHTESGLPQFPELNYIGQHHGTYIIAQNDSGLYLIDQHAAHERVNYEFYYEKFGKPEDASQELLIPITLEFTPSESKQLSERLHWFEQAGVVLEHFGGQTFLVRSLPYWFPEGDEKAVVEEMAEWVLSERSIDLAKLREKSSILCSCKASIKANQKLTELEVESLLSRLAACRQPYTCPHGRPIVVSFSAYDLEKLFKRVM from the coding sequence ATGGCCAGAATCCATGTGCTGGACGAGCATATTGCCAACCAGATTGCTGCCGGTGAGGTGGTGGAGCGCCCGGCTTCCGTTGTGAAGGAGCTGGTGGAGAATGCGATTGATGCCGGAAGCACGCGCATTGAGGTGTCCGCGGAAGAGGGCGGCCTCCAGAGCATCCGCGTGAAGGATAACGGCTCCGGCATCGAGCCGGAGGATTGCGAGACGGCCTTCTACCGCCACGCCACCAGCAAAATTATGAACGGCCGCGATCTGTTCCAGATCACCAGCCTCGGCTTCCGTGGCGAGGCGCTGCCCAGTATCGCGGCGGTCTCCAAGCTGGCGCTGCTGACCGCAAGCGGGGAGGACGGCAAGGGCAGGCGGCTTGTCATCGAAGGCGGCAAGCTTATTCAGAATGAGGATTCGCCCTCCGGCCGGGGGAGCGATGTTACCGTCTCGGAATTATTCTACAATACACCGGCAAGGCTGAAGTATATGAAGAGCATCCAGACCGAGCTGGGCCATATCTCGGACGCGATGTACCGGATGGCGCTGGCCCACCCGGATATCTCCTTCACCCTGCATCATAACAGCAACCAGCTGCTGCGCACGCTGGGCAACGGTGATCTGCTGCAGGTTATTGCCGCCGTGTACGGCACCTCTGCCGCCAAGGCGATGCTGCCGGTTGCCGCAGAGGACCCGGATTACAAGCTGTCCGGCTATATCAGCCGTCCGGAATGGACCCGCTCGAACCGCAATGCGGTGACAACGATTGTCGGCGGACGGTATATCCGCAGCAACGGTCTGAACGCAGCGATCATGCGCGCGTACCATACCCTGCTGCCGATTAACCGCTATCCGCTGCTGGTTCTGGAGCTGGACATGCATCCGTCGCTGGTCGATGTTAACGTGCATCCGGCCAAGCTGGAGGTCCGCTTCAGCAAGGAAGCAGAGCTGTATGCCTTCGTTGAGCAGCAGCTCCGTGCGCTGCTGATGGGGCAGACCCTGATTCCGCGTCCGACCAAGGAGATCATTGGCGGCAAGAACAGCAGCTCCTTCATACAGGAGCAGTTCGCCTTCCCTAGAGGCACTGCTCCGGGTGCGGGGCAGCAGGATACAAGAGCAGAATTGCCGGGCCAGCTCAGCTCCGGCCCGGGAGCGCCCGGCCAATCTGCTGCCAGTCGTCTGAACCCGCCCGGCAGGGGGGATTGGAGCCAGGCTCCGTTCCCGGGCAGCACAAGCCCGGCCGCTTCTGCTTCGGCCGGCAGCTATTCCCCGGCGCAGCCGCAGGCCAGAGAGTCGGCGGCAGCCTATAGCGGCGGGAATGCTCCCCCGGCTCCATACCGGAGCGGGACTCAAGGTCCGCCGCCCGTCCGCCCGCAGGGGAGCTACCGTCCGCAGCCGGGTGCCGGGGAGCTGTATGCTCCGGCGGAGCATACCGAATCCGGATTGCCGCAGTTCCCGGAGCTGAATTATATCGGGCAGCATCACGGAACGTATATTATCGCCCAGAACGACAGCGGTCTGTATCTGATCGACCAGCATGCTGCGCATGAGCGGGTGAATTACGAATTCTATTATGAGAAGTTCGGCAAGCCTGAGGATGCCTCGCAGGAGCTGCTGATCCCGATTACGCTGGAGTTCACCCCTTCGGAGAGCAAACAGCTCAGCGAGCGGCTGCACTGGTTCGAGCAGGCCGGGGTTGTTCTGGAGCATTTCGGCGGTCAGACCTTCCTGGTCCGTTCGCTGCCGTACTGGTTCCCGGAAGGCGATGAGAAGGCGGTTGTCGAGGAGATGGCCGAGTGGGTCTTAAGCGAACGGTCCATTGACCTGGCCAAGCTGCGCGAGAAATCCTCCATCCTCTGCTCCTGCAAGGCTTCGATCAAGGCGAACCAGAAGCTGACGGAGCTGGAGGTAGAGTCGCTGCTCAGCAGGCTCGCTGCCTGCCGTCAGCCTTATACCTGTCCGCACGGCCGTCCAATCGTCGTCTCCTTCTCGGCGTATGATCTGGAGAAGCTGTTTAAGCGCGTGATGTAG